The Saprospiraceae bacterium genome includes a window with the following:
- a CDS encoding DUF1572 family protein, with the protein MTLSSQINEIIIAEAKRRILHESKPRIIKCLDMLISDQIWYKPNENSNSIGHLILHLCGNARQWICGGIGRQQDNRIRYLEFTTEEKFTAAQLKEYLETLALDLDKVLDNVTEEELIEIRKVQVYEESVLSILIHVIEHFSYHTGQITYITKMLLDRQTDYYANQNLEINHE; encoded by the coding sequence ATGACACTGTCTTCTCAAATCAATGAAATCATCATTGCAGAAGCAAAAAGGAGAATCCTGCACGAATCCAAACCAAGAATTATAAAATGTCTGGATATGCTGATTTCAGACCAGATATGGTATAAACCTAATGAAAACAGTAATTCTATCGGACATCTCATTTTACATCTTTGCGGTAATGCGAGACAATGGATTTGTGGCGGCATCGGAAGACAGCAGGATAACAGAATCAGATATCTTGAGTTTACTACAGAAGAAAAATTCACCGCAGCACAATTAAAGGAATATCTTGAGACGCTGGCTTTGGATTTAGATAAAGTTTTGGATAATGTGACAGAAGAGGAGTTGATTGAAATCCGAAAAGTACAGGTTTATGAAGAGTCCGTCCTCAGTATTCTGATACACGTGATCGAACATTTTTCATATCACACCGGACAGATAACTTATATCACAAAAATGCTGCTGGACAGACAGACTGATTATTATGCAAATCAAAATCTTGAAATAAATCATGAGTAA
- a CDS encoding 2-oxoglutarate dehydrogenase E1 component, with amino-acid sequence MKDYSYVFNAHPAYIESMYKSYQQNPDTVDEGWRVFFEGFEFSGNGHAVSDSDKTATESGFTIKEFGVLSIIHGFRSRGHLLATTNPIKQRKDRKPHLDLNDYGLDESDLNSVFQAGEEIGMKEATLSQILERLRVIYCGNLGVEFAHIENREKRMWMREKIESRLLLDDYGLSDKKKHQILDKLNGAVIFEKFLHTKYVGQKRFSLEGGETTIAALDAIINIAAEEKVEEVVLGMAHRGRLNVLANIMGKTYDQIFNEFEGTAILDQSFGDGDVKYHLGFSSQVKTPSGKLVNLKLVPNPSHLEAVNPVLEGFTRAKADVLYGSNYDRILPVLIHGDSAMAGQGVVYETVQMSQLDGYYTGGTIHFVINNQIGFTTNFDDARSSTYCTAAASLVQAPVFHVNGDDPEAVVFASELAVEYRQKFNNDVFIDMVCYRRHGHNEGDDPKFTQPQMYDLIESHRNPREIYLTKLMERGNIDTKLGEQLEEKFWGSLQERLDMVKQKALPYNYQEPEQAWRKLTKTLDVSKIEYPATGIEKKVADKILKHLMTLPEGFKPLSKINRLQKSKKELLDSGKLDWALAELMAYGSILHEGFNVRMSGQDVKRGTFSHRHAVFFDEKTSAEYNRLNTISDAKGRFMIYNSLLSEFAVLGFEYGYSQASPEHLVIWEAQFGDFYNGAQSIVDQFICSSESKWQRMSGLVMLLPHGMEGQGPEHSSARLERFLQLCANFNFIIANVTTPANFFHLIRRQLKMPYRKPLVLMAPKSLLRHPSCVSGLDDFIGKKSFMPVIADESVKKAKRILFCSGKLYYELDEFRTVNKIKNVAIIRVEQLYPLPEKEMRAIMAQHKGAELFWVQEESANMGSWSYLMNYFRKDPIELISRNASASPATGFKKVHDDQQEKLISKAFEGL; translated from the coding sequence ATGAAGGATTATTCCTATGTCTTTAATGCCCATCCGGCATATATCGAGTCAATGTATAAGTCATATCAGCAAAATCCTGATACGGTAGATGAAGGTTGGAGAGTTTTTTTCGAAGGATTTGAATTTAGCGGCAATGGTCATGCGGTTTCAGATTCAGACAAAACCGCCACTGAATCCGGCTTTACAATCAAAGAGTTTGGAGTTCTGTCTATCATTCATGGATTTCGTAGCCGAGGGCATTTATTAGCCACAACCAATCCAATTAAACAACGTAAAGACCGAAAACCACATTTGGATCTGAATGACTACGGTCTGGATGAGTCGGACCTGAACAGTGTTTTTCAGGCAGGTGAAGAAATCGGCATGAAAGAAGCCACATTAAGTCAGATTCTGGAGAGACTGCGTGTCATTTACTGCGGTAATCTTGGAGTGGAATTTGCCCACATCGAAAACAGAGAGAAACGGATGTGGATGAGAGAAAAAATCGAATCCAGGTTACTCTTAGATGACTACGGTCTATCTGACAAGAAAAAACACCAGATATTAGACAAATTGAATGGTGCGGTTATATTTGAAAAGTTTTTGCATACCAAATATGTTGGCCAGAAAAGATTTTCATTGGAAGGAGGTGAGACAACCATTGCAGCATTGGATGCGATTATCAATATTGCTGCCGAAGAAAAAGTTGAAGAAGTTGTTTTGGGCATGGCCCACAGAGGCCGTCTCAATGTCCTTGCCAATATCATGGGCAAAACTTATGACCAGATATTTAACGAATTTGAAGGTACTGCCATTTTGGATCAGAGCTTCGGAGATGGAGATGTAAAGTATCACCTTGGTTTTTCTTCCCAGGTTAAGACACCTTCAGGAAAATTGGTTAACCTTAAATTAGTACCCAATCCATCACATCTGGAAGCTGTAAATCCTGTATTGGAAGGATTTACACGTGCCAAAGCGGATGTACTTTATGGAAGTAATTACGACCGCATCCTTCCTGTTCTGATTCATGGTGATAGTGCTATGGCAGGTCAGGGAGTCGTTTATGAAACCGTACAGATGAGTCAGTTGGATGGATACTATACAGGTGGTACGATTCACTTTGTGATCAATAATCAGATAGGATTTACAACAAACTTTGACGATGCCCGATCTTCTACATATTGTACGGCTGCTGCGAGTCTGGTTCAGGCACCGGTTTTCCATGTAAATGGAGATGATCCGGAAGCAGTGGTTTTTGCATCTGAATTGGCTGTGGAATATAGGCAGAAATTCAATAATGATGTATTTATAGACATGGTGTGCTACAGAAGGCATGGACATAATGAAGGTGATGACCCTAAGTTTACACAACCTCAGATGTATGACCTGATAGAAAGCCACCGAAATCCTCGTGAAATCTACCTCACCAAATTGATGGAAAGAGGAAATATTGACACCAAATTGGGAGAACAACTCGAAGAAAAATTCTGGGGTTCATTGCAGGAGAGATTGGATATGGTCAAACAAAAAGCTTTACCATATAACTATCAGGAACCTGAACAAGCCTGGAGAAAATTGACTAAAACATTAGATGTTTCCAAAATAGAATATCCTGCTACCGGAATCGAAAAGAAAGTTGCAGACAAAATACTGAAACATCTGATGACACTACCGGAAGGCTTCAAACCATTGTCCAAAATCAACAGACTTCAGAAATCCAAAAAGGAATTATTGGATAGCGGTAAACTGGACTGGGCATTAGCTGAATTGATGGCTTATGGTTCTATCCTGCATGAAGGATTTAATGTCCGTATGAGTGGTCAGGATGTCAAGCGTGGTACTTTCTCGCACAGACACGCTGTATTTTTTGATGAAAAAACAAGTGCAGAGTATAACCGACTGAATACCATCTCTGATGCTAAGGGTAGGTTTATGATTTATAATTCTCTACTCTCAGAATTTGCAGTTCTGGGATTTGAATATGGGTATTCTCAGGCTTCCCCTGAACATTTGGTAATTTGGGAAGCTCAATTCGGAGACTTTTATAATGGTGCTCAAAGTATTGTGGATCAATTCATCTGTTCCAGTGAAAGCAAATGGCAAAGAATGAGCGGTCTTGTCATGCTTCTGCCTCATGGTATGGAAGGACAGGGACCGGAACATTCCAGCGCCAGATTGGAAAGATTTTTACAGTTATGTGCCAATTTTAACTTTATTATCGCCAATGTAACGACACCAGCAAATTTCTTTCACCTTATCAGGAGACAATTGAAAATGCCATACAGGAAACCATTGGTATTGATGGCACCAAAATCATTGCTCAGACATCCGTCTTGTGTAAGTGGGTTGGATGATTTTATCGGGAAAAAGTCGTTTATGCCAGTTATCGCTGATGAAAGTGTCAAAAAAGCAAAGCGGATTTTGTTTTGCTCCGGAAAGTTGTATTATGAACTGGACGAATTCAGAACAGTGAATAAAATAAAAAATGTAGCAATCATTCGGGTAGAACAATTGTATCCGCTTCCGGAAAAAGAGATGAGGGCTATAATGGCGCAACATAAAGGAGCAGAATTGTTCTGGGTACAGGAAGAGTCCGCAAATATGGGCTCATGGTCTTACCTGATGAATTATTTCAGAAAAGATCCTATAGAACTCATATCCCGAAATGCGAGTGCTTCACCTGCAACAGGATTTAAAAAAGTTCATGATGACCAGCAGGAAAAATTAATCAGTAAAGCTTTTGAGGGCTTGTAA
- a CDS encoding 30S ribosomal protein S20 encodes MAQHKSSKKRIRQDIKIRLRNRYYKKSARTSIAKLRLMTDKVEAEKFLPKVISMVDRLAKKNTWHKNKASNLKSKLTRHVNGL; translated from the coding sequence ATGGCACAACACAAATCATCCAAAAAAAGGATAAGACAAGATATCAAAATCAGACTCAGAAACAGATACTATAAGAAGTCTGCTAGAACGTCTATTGCAAAACTGAGATTAATGACTGATAAAGTGGAGGCTGAGAAGTTTCTACCTAAAGTGATAAGTATGGTTGACAGATTAGCCAAGAAAAACACCTGGCATAAGAACAAAGCTTCCAACCTGAAATCGAAGTTGACAAGACACGTTAACGGTCTGTAA
- a CDS encoding carbohydrate kinase has protein sequence MKILCIGEALIDMICTDQGISLQKGNHFLKKPGGAPANVAAAIAAMGGDVYLSAKVGADPFGDLLREEMKTFGVKTDFLISDPDYFTTMAFVSIMEDGERDFVFNRGADAQLSVEDISNVQPEDFPMVHFGSATAFLPGKLQTTYLELLDKAIENRSFVSFDPNYRHLLYKDDIQDYVRQAIHFIRKCNFFKVSKEEALLLTSKEYLDEAVDELRRLSDAVFTVTLGNKGTFLSFKNHSVIIPSIKITPVDTTGAGDAFVGAVLYQLSEYSSKKMSLINMEDWRIIVTNANKAGARTCEFHGAMEAFRKLSINIFNQ, from the coding sequence ATGAAAATTTTATGCATTGGTGAAGCCCTCATTGATATGATATGTACCGATCAGGGTATTTCATTACAGAAGGGGAATCATTTTCTTAAAAAACCGGGGGGCGCTCCAGCCAATGTTGCTGCGGCTATTGCAGCTATGGGAGGTGATGTCTATTTATCTGCAAAAGTGGGAGCAGATCCTTTTGGAGATTTGCTGAGAGAAGAAATGAAGACATTCGGGGTGAAAACAGACTTTCTGATTTCGGATCCTGATTATTTTACAACTATGGCTTTTGTTTCCATTATGGAAGACGGTGAAAGAGACTTTGTATTTAACAGAGGAGCTGACGCACAACTTTCTGTTGAGGATATCAGCAATGTGCAACCAGAAGATTTTCCGATGGTACACTTCGGATCGGCCACCGCTTTTTTGCCGGGAAAACTACAAACAACATATTTGGAATTATTGGATAAAGCCATAGAAAATAGATCATTTGTCAGCTTTGATCCTAATTACAGACATTTGCTATACAAAGACGATATTCAGGATTACGTAAGACAGGCCATTCATTTTATCAGAAAATGTAATTTTTTTAAAGTAAGTAAAGAAGAAGCATTATTATTGACTTCCAAAGAATATCTTGATGAAGCAGTCGATGAATTACGCAGACTTTCGGATGCAGTTTTTACAGTCACTTTGGGAAATAAAGGAACGTTTTTAAGTTTTAAAAATCATTCTGTCATTATTCCCAGTATTAAAATAACGCCGGTTGACACCACAGGAGCAGGTGATGCATTTGTCGGAGCAGTACTGTACCAGTTATCTGAGTATAGTTCTAAAAAAATGAGTTTAATCAATATGGAAGACTGGAGAATAATCGTTACAAATGCCAATAAGGCAGGAGCCAGAACATGTGAGTTTCATGGTGCAATGGAAGCTTTCAGAAAATTATCAATTAATATTTTTAACCAATAA
- a CDS encoding alpha-amylase, with amino-acid sequence MYQTELHQKVNQLLLESKLDISGVDNPFYLRCIANASDLYQRYNAIYDNHLRSEKNFEKLLQTIIHAYKIREDKLKSIDLKKEDEGNWILSNKICGMSFYVDRFSKNLKTLSTKLDYFKELGVNFLHLMPIMQSPEGANDGGYAVSDFRKVDKKFGTLADLISLRDKMLDNRMFLMLDIVLNHTSDQHEWAMKAKSGDRAYQDYFYMFEDRTIPDEYDRSMPEIFPEHAPGNFTWSEECSKWVMTVFNNYQWDLNYTNPAVLVEMVDNILFYANLGVDVIRVDAPAFIWKKPGTNCQNLPESHTLLQLIKCCVQIATPGMAILGEAIVAPKEIMKYFGTDENAGKECDIAYNATHMALQWDALATGDTTVMIKSQHDLMQKPLGTTWITYTRCHDDIGLGFEDEAILEAGYSPYQHRRFLKNYYSGQYADSPAKGALFGVNPKTQDARISGSLASLCGLEYAIEHQNQELIDQSVQKILLMQAHSMLISGIPMLFYGDELGYTNDYSYQNDESKSSDNRWMHRPLMEWKRNENRLKPSTLENRIFEATQKLISIRKSLPMVADHKNLYWVHTFNKHTAIYLRELDGRKLFCIFNFSKDPTTITWYAFNQNGDKSETYKDYWTGNVITSGSDHEYILLEPYAFQIMEAM; translated from the coding sequence ATGTATCAAACCGAACTACATCAAAAAGTTAATCAATTATTGCTGGAGTCTAAATTGGATATTTCAGGTGTGGACAACCCGTTTTATCTCCGGTGTATAGCCAATGCAAGTGATTTGTACCAGCGATATAATGCTATCTATGATAACCATTTGAGGTCCGAAAAGAATTTTGAAAAATTGCTTCAGACTATCATTCACGCTTACAAAATCAGAGAGGACAAATTAAAATCTATCGATCTGAAGAAAGAGGATGAAGGAAACTGGATACTTAGCAACAAGATATGCGGTATGAGTTTTTATGTGGACCGGTTCAGTAAAAATCTTAAAACGCTTTCAACCAAATTGGATTATTTTAAAGAATTGGGTGTCAATTTTTTGCATTTGATGCCTATTATGCAGAGTCCGGAAGGCGCCAATGACGGTGGATATGCCGTTTCAGATTTCAGGAAGGTGGATAAGAAATTCGGGACACTCGCAGATTTGATATCCTTACGCGACAAAATGTTGGATAACAGAATGTTTTTGATGCTTGACATTGTACTCAATCACACATCAGATCAACACGAATGGGCTATGAAAGCAAAATCCGGTGATCGGGCTTATCAGGACTATTTTTATATGTTTGAAGACAGAACCATTCCTGATGAATACGACAGGAGCATGCCCGAAATTTTTCCCGAACATGCGCCCGGAAATTTTACCTGGTCAGAAGAATGCTCAAAATGGGTAATGACAGTATTCAACAATTACCAATGGGACCTTAACTATACCAATCCTGCCGTCTTGGTAGAAATGGTTGACAATATACTTTTTTATGCCAATTTGGGTGTCGATGTGATCCGGGTGGATGCTCCTGCATTTATCTGGAAAAAACCCGGTACTAACTGTCAGAACTTACCGGAATCACATACATTGCTCCAACTGATCAAATGTTGTGTACAGATTGCAACACCTGGAATGGCCATTCTGGGGGAAGCTATTGTAGCTCCTAAAGAAATTATGAAGTACTTCGGAACCGACGAAAATGCCGGAAAGGAATGTGATATAGCTTATAATGCTACGCACATGGCCTTGCAATGGGATGCATTGGCTACGGGCGATACTACTGTGATGATCAAATCGCAACACGATCTGATGCAAAAACCATTGGGTACGACCTGGATTACCTATACCCGATGTCATGATGATATTGGCCTTGGTTTTGAAGACGAAGCGATATTGGAAGCCGGATATAGTCCTTATCAACACAGACGTTTTCTTAAAAATTATTATTCAGGTCAGTACGCAGACTCACCTGCAAAAGGTGCTCTCTTCGGCGTAAATCCCAAAACACAGGATGCCAGGATCAGCGGTTCCCTTGCATCATTATGTGGACTTGAATATGCAATTGAACACCAAAATCAGGAGCTAATTGATCAGTCTGTTCAAAAAATACTTCTCATGCAGGCTCACAGTATGTTGATCAGCGGTATTCCGATGCTGTTTTATGGTGACGAATTAGGTTATACAAATGATTACAGTTATCAAAATGATGAAAGTAAAAGCTCAGATAACCGATGGATGCACCGCCCTTTGATGGAATGGAAGAGAAATGAAAATCGTTTGAAACCCAGCACCTTAGAAAACAGAATTTTTGAAGCTACACAAAAGTTGATTTCTATCCGAAAATCACTTCCGATGGTAGCTGACCATAAAAATCTCTATTGGGTACACACATTCAACAAACACACAGCTATATACCTTCGTGAATTGGATGGCAGAAAATTATTTTGCATTTTTAATTTCAGTAAAGATCCAACCACCATTACCTGGTATGCTTTCAATCAAAACGGAGATAAAAGCGAGACCTATAAGGATTATTGGACAGGAAATGTAATTACTTCAGGATCTGATCATGAATACATTTTGTTGGAACCATATGCATTTCAGATTATGGAGGCGATGTAA
- a CDS encoding MFS transporter — protein sequence MATGHAPIVSDKPEKLKPSLSFSQIINMNFGFFGIQYSFGLQQTAINPIFTFLNADPESLPILNLAGPMTGLLIQPIIGAMSDKTWSPKWGRRKPYFLIGAITCSIALFFMPFSSSLWMAAGLLWILDAGNNTAMEPYRAFIADKLPKSQFPKGFLTQSFFAGLGITLANLCIWFFQSSLTGESENGIPYWVFVAFFIGSVASIGSVLWSVYTTPEIPPTDKELEELRASGKGIFEPFIEIFESIKNMPGVLWQLALVYLFQWYAMFVYWQFISHSIAKSVWKTTAQENMELYSEAAGWTGLVNGFYNIVTFCSAFGLVWLANKFSARYVHAFCLVLASIALFIMPGIDNKYLLFAPMIGFGIAWASMMGVPYIMVANSIPPTKNGVYMGIVNMMIVIPMLIQTLTFGAVYKYILGSDPGVALMFAGGLLGLAAIATLRIKVPGEAVEMV from the coding sequence ATGGCCACCGGACATGCACCAATCGTTTCCGATAAACCTGAAAAACTCAAACCCAGTTTAAGTTTTTCTCAGATTATCAATATGAATTTTGGATTTTTTGGGATTCAATATAGTTTTGGACTACAACAAACCGCCATAAATCCGATTTTTACATTCCTGAATGCCGATCCGGAATCTTTGCCCATCTTAAATCTTGCAGGTCCAATGACCGGACTGCTTATTCAACCCATCATCGGTGCCATGAGCGATAAAACCTGGAGCCCGAAGTGGGGACGAAGAAAACCATATTTTCTGATAGGCGCAATTACTTGTAGTATCGCACTATTTTTTATGCCTTTCAGCAGTTCGCTTTGGATGGCGGCCGGACTACTTTGGATTCTTGATGCCGGCAATAATACTGCTATGGAACCATACAGAGCGTTTATAGCTGACAAACTACCCAAATCCCAGTTTCCAAAAGGATTTTTGACGCAGAGTTTTTTTGCCGGATTGGGTATTACATTGGCAAATTTATGCATTTGGTTTTTTCAGTCATCCCTTACCGGAGAGTCAGAAAACGGAATTCCATATTGGGTATTTGTTGCATTTTTTATCGGATCGGTTGCATCGATAGGTTCTGTGCTTTGGTCCGTTTATACGACTCCCGAGATTCCACCTACTGACAAAGAACTGGAAGAACTCAGAGCATCCGGGAAAGGAATATTCGAACCTTTTATAGAAATATTTGAATCCATCAAAAATATGCCCGGAGTCCTTTGGCAATTAGCTTTAGTATATTTGTTTCAATGGTATGCTATGTTTGTTTACTGGCAATTTATATCCCATAGTATCGCCAAAAGTGTCTGGAAAACAACTGCCCAGGAAAATATGGAATTGTACTCGGAAGCGGCAGGATGGACAGGATTGGTAAATGGTTTTTATAATATTGTGACATTCTGCTCCGCTTTCGGATTGGTATGGCTGGCCAACAAATTCAGTGCAAGATATGTCCATGCATTTTGTCTGGTTCTTGCCAGTATAGCTCTATTTATAATGCCTGGAATAGATAATAAATATTTGCTTTTTGCCCCGATGATTGGTTTTGGTATAGCATGGGCAAGTATGATGGGTGTCCCATATATCATGGTCGCCAATAGTATTCCTCCTACCAAAAATGGAGTATATATGGGCATTGTTAACATGATGATTGTGATACCCATGTTGATTCAGACCTTGACATTTGGTGCTGTTTATAAATATATATTAGGTTCTGATCCCGGTGTTGCATTAATGTTTGCCGGAGGACTATTGGGTTTAGCAGCGATAGCAACACTTCGAATTAAAGTGCCGGGTGAGGCTGTAGAAATGGTGTGA
- a CDS encoding HAD family hydrolase: protein MNVELIIWDCDGVLVDSEWLGAKAFMEIINELGGNMTVEKVYNTLKGGSIHQSVTFVRDNVFVPDDFDVEKVYRKRSDEMFDRELKAINGVQEVLQQTTNKRCIASNGPKVKIFRNLIITDLKQYFADENIFSAHDINVFKPMPDLFLHAAQIMGVAPKNCLVIEDSGHGAEAAKRAGMKCFGYTEATDRQEFLQHNAIPFNHMSDLLNLI from the coding sequence ATGAACGTGGAATTGATCATTTGGGATTGTGATGGTGTCTTGGTGGATAGTGAGTGGCTGGGTGCTAAAGCATTTATGGAAATCATAAACGAGTTGGGTGGAAATATGACCGTAGAAAAAGTCTATAATACTCTGAAGGGAGGTTCAATACATCAATCAGTCACTTTTGTCCGCGACAATGTTTTTGTGCCTGATGATTTTGATGTAGAAAAAGTATATCGAAAAAGAAGTGATGAAATGTTTGACCGCGAATTAAAAGCAATCAATGGGGTGCAGGAAGTCTTACAGCAAACCACCAATAAAAGGTGTATAGCATCAAATGGCCCCAAAGTAAAGATTTTCAGGAATCTGATTATCACAGATCTGAAGCAGTATTTTGCGGATGAAAACATTTTTTCTGCACACGACATCAATGTTTTCAAGCCAATGCCTGATCTTTTTTTACACGCAGCACAAATCATGGGAGTAGCCCCAAAAAATTGCTTAGTTATAGAAGACAGTGGTCATGGAGCAGAAGCAGCTAAAAGAGCCGGAATGAAATGTTTTGGATATACTGAAGCAACAGATAGGCAGGAATTTCTTCAACATAATGCTATCCCTTTCAACCACATGAGCGATCTTCTGAATTTAATTTAA
- a CDS encoding glycosyltransferase family protein, translated as MNKVLTVVQARCGSMRFPGKILMPVLGESLLFRMMERLSFSELKGEIVIATTDQPQDDLIQKLCDRNNWNCFRGNETDLLDRHYQAAKNYGADIVLKIPSDCPLIDYRIIDQVITVYLNGNFDYVSNLHPASFPDGNDVEVMSFETLERAWLCADKDFEKEHTTPYVWERPDQFRIGNYVWERGKDLSMSHRFTIDYPEDYEFIKAVFEVLYPANPSFSLTDILHLLDLRPDIFQLNHHFAGVNWYRNHMNELKTIDYSQTKVL; from the coding sequence ATGAATAAAGTGCTAACTGTTGTCCAGGCAAGATGCGGATCTATGCGATTTCCCGGCAAAATTTTGATGCCTGTTCTGGGAGAGTCATTACTTTTCAGAATGATGGAAAGACTCTCTTTCTCTGAATTAAAGGGAGAGATTGTGATTGCTACAACAGATCAGCCGCAGGATGACCTGATTCAAAAATTATGTGATCGAAATAATTGGAATTGTTTTCGAGGAAATGAAACAGATCTTCTGGATCGTCATTATCAGGCTGCAAAAAATTATGGGGCTGATATAGTTCTGAAAATACCGTCTGACTGCCCCCTTATCGATTACCGGATTATTGATCAGGTAATTACAGTTTACTTAAACGGTAATTTTGATTATGTGAGCAACCTTCATCCCGCCAGTTTTCCGGACGGAAATGATGTGGAAGTGATGTCATTTGAAACATTGGAGAGGGCATGGCTTTGTGCTGATAAAGACTTTGAAAAAGAGCATACGACACCTTATGTATGGGAGCGACCGGATCAATTTCGAATCGGCAACTATGTTTGGGAACGAGGAAAAGACCTTTCTATGTCACACAGATTTACTATTGACTATCCGGAAGATTATGAATTTATTAAAGCAGTTTTTGAAGTTTTATATCCTGCAAATCCATCTTTTTCACTGACAGATATACTACATCTTTTGGATCTCCGACCTGATATTTTCCAATTGAATCATCATTTTGCCGGAGTTAACTGGTATAGAAATCATATGAATGAATTAAAAACAATTGATTATTCTCAAACTAAAGTATTGTAA
- a CDS encoding transketolase encodes MPKLLQTEYLEVIAQKVRHHIIDMSTNGGCFIGASLSCADIMVYLYCEFLNISKKTLDDDNRDFLLLSKGHDVPAMYATFAEMGWIEPSRLKNHLLTNDHIYWHPNRNIPGVEFHSGSLGHVPAVGLGVAMDCAIKGKSNKVIVITGDGELNEGSVWETLLVASAYKMNNFTLVVDRNAFQANMATEDLIPLEPLIDKFVAFGCAVRRIDGHDFSAMHETFNGLPFSEEKPNVIICDTIRGKGLPSIERRADRWFVNFNMNEIIGLHAELDGGNIATIDSEILTVR; translated from the coding sequence ATGCCAAAATTATTACAAACAGAATATTTAGAAGTAATTGCTCAAAAGGTGCGTCACCATATTATTGACATGAGCACTAATGGAGGTTGTTTTATCGGAGCATCTCTTTCATGTGCGGACATCATGGTTTATTTGTATTGTGAATTTCTCAATATCAGTAAAAAAACATTGGATGATGACAACAGAGATTTTCTTTTATTGTCCAAAGGACATGATGTACCTGCCATGTATGCCACTTTTGCTGAAATGGGCTGGATAGAACCGTCCAGGTTAAAAAATCATTTGTTAACTAATGATCATATCTATTGGCATCCCAACAGAAATATACCCGGGGTGGAGTTTCATAGTGGTTCTTTGGGTCATGTGCCGGCAGTGGGTTTGGGCGTGGCTATGGATTGTGCCATCAAAGGTAAATCCAACAAAGTAATTGTGATTACCGGAGACGGTGAACTAAATGAAGGTTCGGTGTGGGAGACATTGCTGGTAGCATCTGCTTACAAAATGAATAATTTTACTTTAGTCGTCGATAGAAATGCATTTCAGGCAAACATGGCAACTGAAGATCTTATACCATTAGAACCGCTAATAGATAAGTTTGTAGCTTTTGGCTGTGCCGTCAGAAGAATAGATGGTCATGATTTCAGTGCTATGCATGAAACGTTCAACGGACTGCCATTTTCAGAAGAAAAGCCTAATGTCATTATTTGTGACACTATCCGAGGAAAGGGGCTTCCAAGTATTGAAAGAAGAGCAGACCGATGGTTTGTGAATTTTAATATGAATGAAATCATAGGTTTGCATGCAGAATTGGATGGAGGAAATATCGCTACAATTGATTCGGAAATACTAACAGTCAGATAA